The Acinetobacter chinensis genomic sequence AGTCAACCGAAAACAGTTATATCAAAGGCAAAACCACTGTGCTCTCCTCTCAGATCAACGGCTATGTGAAAGATGTACTGGTGACAGACTTTGATCATGTCAGGCAGGGACAGGTACTCATGCACATTGACACCACCACCTATGATCAGAAAGTCACTCAGGCGGAAGCAGGTGTGGATCAGGCAAATACCACACTGGCAAATCAGACTCAGGCAATTGAACAGCGTAAAGCAGATATTGTGGCAGCACAGGCAAAAGTGGAACAGTCTCAGGCAAGCTATGATTTATCGGTTGCTCAGTTGAACCGTTATCGTCAGCTGGGAAACAGTGGTGCAGCTTCCAGAACAGAACAGGACAATGCAGCAGCAGATGTGAAAAATAATCTGGCTCTGCTGAAACAGGCAAAAGCAAATGTTCTGGTCGCACAGGCAGCATTAAAAACAGCGGAAGTCGCGCAGTCGGGTCTTCAGGCACAGGTCACCAACGCAAAAGCACAGCTGGATCAGGCCACCACTACCAAAGACTACAGTGTGATCACAGCACCCATGGATGGTCAGCTGAGTGAGGTCAGCCCACGCGTCGGGCAGTATGTTGCTGCCGGTACACAGCTAATGTACCTGATTCCCCGACAGACCTGGGTCACAGCAAACTTTAAGGAAACCCAGATCAGTCAGATGAAACTGGGGCAAAAAGCAACTTTCAAGGTCGATGCATTAGGACATAAGGAATTTACAGGTCATGTCGAAGAAATTTCTCCAGCTGCCGGTTCTGAGTTCAGTGTCCTAAAACCTGATAACACGACGGGGAACTTTACCAAAGTGGTGCAGCGCATCTCTGTACGCATCGCAATTGATCCCAATCAGCCAGGCATGGAAAACTTACGTCCAGGTATGTCGGTGGTGACTTCTGTAGATACATCCTCCAGATAGCACTGTTTCAGGTGTCTGTTTCCGCTAAAATAGCGTTATGTTTTTCATGCAAAAGCCTGAACGATGTTCGACCAGATTGCACAACGTATTCCAACCCAGACCATATACTTTGAAGATGCCCCAACGGTTCAGATCGCCATTAAACGACTGGATATGGTTCATCCGCGTATTTCGGGCAATAAATTTTTTAAACTGAAATACAACTTTGCAGAAGCACTCCGGCTCGGGAAAAAATGCATCATCAGCTTTGGTGGTGCTTATTCCAATCATATTGCCGCCACAGCATACGCAGCTCACCTGCACGGTTTTCAAAGCATCGGTATTATCCGTGGGGAAGAACTTGCCCATAGAGCTCTCAACTCAACCCTGCAAACCGCGCAGCAATATGGCATGCAGTTTCAGTTTGTTTCACGTGAACAATACCGATCAAAAGACACAGCAGACTTTTTACATTCTTTAAATCTGCAATATCCAGATGCATATATTATTCCCGAAGGTGGTACCAATGCACTCGCCATCCAGGGCTGCTCAGAAATCCTGACTGACTTTGATCGACAGCATTATGATGTGATCTGCTGTGCGGTGGGCACTGGCGGCACCATTTCAGGACTGATTGAAGCCAGTGCATCGCATCAGCGCATTCTAGGGTTCTCTGCATTGAAAGGTGATTTTCTGCAGAACGATGTTGCTCAGTGGACTGAAAAGAAAAACTGGAAAATTATGGATGATTACTGCTGTGGGGGCTATGCCAGAACTTCTACGGAACTGTTGCAGTTTATGCATTTTTTTGAAATGCAGTATCAGATTCCACTGGAACAGGTCTATACCGCAAAAATGCTGATGGGACTGTCCGACTTACTTAAAAAAGATTATTTCCCGGCAGAAACCCGTATACTGGTGATTCATACCGGTGGTTTACAGGGACGCAATATACCTGAAAATACCTGACAGACCTGTATCTGTTCAGAATTGAGGGCTGATGATTTTTCAAAACCTCCATATCAGCCTGTCGATGCGAATAGTCCTGAAAATTACATTAAAAATGACTATAATGCCCTGCTTTCCATCTCCCCCTAAGAGTTTAAGATGTCCTCACCTTATTACGATGTCGTTGTCCTTGGCGCAGGCGCTTCTGGCTTAATGCTGGCTGCAAAGGCAGGTGCCCGTGGCCGTAAAGTACTGGTGCTGGAAAAAGCCAACAAAATCGGCAAAAAAATTCTGATGTCGGGTGGAGGGAAATGTAATTTCACCAATTTATATGTAGAGCCTGAAAACTTTATTTCCCATAATCCCCATTTTGTCATTTCAGCACTGAGCCGTTATACCAACTGGGATTTTATTGGTATGGTCTGTGAATACGGCATTGAATATGAAGAACGTAAACACGGTCAGCTGTTTACTCTAAACGGTGCCAAAGAAATTTTAGCCATGTTGCTGAACGAGTGCGACAAAACAGGCAATGTACAGATTAAAACCAGCTGTGAAGTTAAAGCAGTCACTGCACAGAATGACTCCGGCTTTCAGGTGGCAACCTCCACTGGCAATTTCCAGGCCGCCTCTGTGGTCGTGGCTTCAGGGGGATTATCCATTCCTACACTGGGTGGTTCAGGTATTGGTTATGATATTGCCCGCAGTTTCGGACACTCCATTTATCCGACCCGTGCAGGTCTGGTGCCTTTTACATTTACAGATGGCTTTAAGGAAGTCACCACACGTTTAAGTGGAAATGCTGTCGAAGCCACACTGTCCAATGAATTAAACAGTTTTACCGAAGCTTTACTGTTTACACACCGTGGTTTAAGTGGTCCAAGCTCGCTGCAGCTTTCCAATTACTGGGATGCAGGACAACGCTTCAATATCGACTTTTTACCTTCAGTCGATCTGACTGAATTCTTTAAAGCCAAAAAACAGTCACAGCCCAAAGTATTGTTACGTACTTTGCTGGCTGAACATTTTCCTAAAAGCGTAGTCGTTGAATTACAGAATCTGATCTGGGCTGATCAGGCTGAATTACAGATTGGTAATTTCAGTGATGAAAAACTGGAAAATATTGCTCGAAAAATTCATTGTTTTGAAGTCAAACCATCAGGAACTGAAGGCTATCGCACAGCAGAGGTCACACTGGGTGGTGTGGATACAGCAGAAGTTTCTTCCAAAACCATGGAAAGTAAAAAACAGAAAGGTTTATATTTTATTGGTGAAGTTCTGGATGTTTCGGGTCATTTAGGTGGATTTAATTTCCAATGGGCATGGGCATCAGCACATGCCGCATCAGAATTTGTATAGCAGCGTTTTTTATCGCTTATTCAAGATAGTCGGTACGGAATAACATCAGATGATGTTTTTGCTGAACTCTTGAAATTGCAGAACTCATTGCACAGTTCTTCTCCTGGCTGAATGTAGAAGAACGCTGCTGAAAACGGCTGAAAATTAATTTAAACATTATATATCCCCTCTTATTATGCCTATATACATCCTTATATGTATACGCAATTTATATGCCATATTTATGACATTAAGTTAGTGTCTATCCCTTAGACACTTTATTTTTAACATAAAAAATATCATAACACGAATAATATTTTAAGGATTTTCAGAAACTTGATGGGACTTTTCCTCAGTCTTTTCAGCAACCTGTGACTTCTGTTCCACTTTTGGCTTGGAAAATACAAATTTGTAGGCACTCGCAAGGAAACCAACAGTAATTCCGGCGATAACAATGGGAGCAATAAATTTATTTGGTGCCTTTCTGGACATGATCATAACCTCTTTACATAATATTGAAGACCAAGCACACCTCAATGTGATTGATCTTCGAAACAAATTACAGGTTAATTCGGGTCAAATTCAAAATTACTCTGCACTGCTATGACCATTATTGTCCTGAGCAGCAGGTGTAGCCGGGCTGACAGCAGGTGCAGCAGCATTTTTCGGATGTAATGGATTTGGCTGATTACCTTCTTTTTTTGCCTTGTCCACCAGATCAGACAGCAGACGCTCTGCCGGCTGACGGCCACCCAGACCAAATGCCAGCGCAAATGCAACTGCTACAGCGCCCAGCGTCAGACCGAATGCAAGATTGACAATCGAATCAGCTATACCCATTGCCCGCAGTCCCATTGCCACAACCAGTCCCATGATCAGTACACGGACCAGACCGGCAAGCCAGCGTGAACTGTTGTATTCACCTCGCTGTACGACATTTGCCACCACATTTGCCAGCCAGAAACCGATGACCAGAATCACCGCACCAAGCAGAATATTTGCACCAAAATGGATAAACATTGCGATCAGACTGCTGATCTGTTCAAAACCAAGTCGGTTCGCTGCTTCAGATACGGCAAACAGCATGGTAAAAAACACTACCAGATAACCGACTGCACCCGATACTTTGGTTGTCCCTAAAAAGCGCTGAATATCCAGTTTAGCTGGAACTTCATCAACACCCGTACCCGCAATAATTTCAGACAGCAGATTTGCCACAAAGCGTGAAACCACATAGGCAATAATCAGAATCAGACCTGCCGCGATAATGTGCGGTACTGCATTCATGATTTCATTCAGCATGGCAGTTGCAGGCTGAGAAATAGCCTCTACACCAAGCGCTTCAAATGCGATAATCAACGACGTGATAATCACAATGGCAAATACAAATGAGCCCAGCACTTTAGGTAAATCAGAGCTTTTGAACAGACCAATTTTCTGTGCCTGCTGCTGAAGTCCCAGACTGCGTGTCAGGCCTTCCACAATTCCCCGTACAATTTTTGCCAGAATATATCCAGCAAAAACAATCACGCCTGCAATAAAGATATTCGGCAGGAACAGAACAGCTTCATTCACCATATTCTGTACAGGGAACAGCAGACCATTCAGTCCCAGTATTGAAAGTACGATTGGCAGGAATAACAGCAGAACAAGCCAGTAAACAATCTCGCTGATATTTTCACTGATCGGGCTTACACCAACCTCAGCACTGAGTTTTTCATCCAGCTGAGTTTTACTCAACAGTTTCTGAAGTCCGACTTTAACCAGATTTGCAAAGATCCATCCAACGAAACCAATCGCAATCGCAGCAAGCAACTGTGGTACAAAGAGCAGGAACTGCTGAATCATATTACTGAATGGACCACTGACACTGGTCAGATTCAGCACATTAAGCGCGCCAATCACAGCAATAATCATGACCAGCCAGAAAATCACTCTGCCGACAATGCTTTCAATATTTGAACGGTGACCTGTGGCTTTGGACAGATGCTGATCCGTGCCTAATTTTTCAAGTAATTTTTTAGCACCTGCTGCAATAATCAGTGCAAGAATCCACCCCACCAGCAGGATTGCAACAGCTGCCAGGACCGGATGAAACTGCTCCCAGTAATACTGAGCATCAAGCCGTGCGCCTGGTCCTCCAGAAAAATAATCATTCATTTCTATTATCCTCTTGTTATTTAAATATATATTATTTGACTTAAACCACGTTCTGCATGACCTTTTTAAAGCTGAAAGCTTATGTTTCAACCTTAAGTTTTGATCATTTTATATTCAACAATATTTCGCATAACTACTACAAAACAGGCACAAACTCACATTAAAAAGGCTCTATCAATAGAGCCTTTTTTCAGTATTTTTCAAATAATTTAAATCAGATGAGAACAGAAAACCCTGTCAGAGCTCATGAATACACTGCCCCTCTTAGACGACAGTCAGGTCACAGCACTATGGTTTGCAGCCATATAAACAATCACTGCCAGTAGAAATAAACCTGTCAGCAGAAGCATATAAACAGGTAACCTTTTTTTCTGTTGTATTTCCTCAGTACTCGTAACATGAGGAGGTTTATTGAAATCATGGATCATGACTTTATCCCCCGTATGGTGACTTATTGTACATTTTTTATACTATCAGAGTTTTTCAGAGCACATGTTTTAAAGTTGTAGCAATCTGTGAATATCAGTAAAACACACCTGGTTTTTCTTTAGAAATTTAAAGCTCTGCATGATCTGAAACAGACTGAATTTCAGTACAGATAATGTAATGCCATCCGATGGCTAAAATGGGCTATAATCACGCACCCGAATTTTCCAGCTGAGCGTTATGGCGTATCGTCAACAAAATGTATCACTTGATATTGACACTGACGTCACACATCAATGTTCCCTGCACTACACCCGTGATCTGCATCTGATTGGTGTTCTTGAATTTACTAAACCCAGCTATGTACTGAAATGGGGGGATCTGGAATATTTCAGACGTCGGACTGAAGAATTTTCAGTGATGCCATTTCCCGAATGTATCAATGCCATGATTATAGATATCCGCAATGTCACTGCATTTTTGGACAATGAAGTACCGATTCTGCCGTGGCGGATGCTGGAAGAAGAATGCCCTGTCCGTCTGATTGTTCCTCAGGAAAGACTGGATCACTATTGTGGTTTTTTTGAACCGACCTGGTTAAATACAGATATTGAAACAGCCATCCATGAATTACGTGAATCCATGGATATGTTTGTCCATTAAAATCTCTCTGGTTGCTGATCAGGCTTACCAGTAATTTTCCACGGCAATATTTCCTTCACCACGACGGTTCATCGTCAACCCACGCGCTTTTAAAGCATCCTTCGTATCATCCACCATCTGTGGATTACCGCACAGCATGACATGAGTCGTGGCAGGATTAAACTCAAGTCCTGCTGCCTTTTCCAGTTCACCATTTTCAATCAGAACCGGCAGACGGTCATGCAGCTGAGCTTCAGGATTCCTTGTCACGACCGGTATGAAACGAAAACCTGTATGCCCTTCACCAAATGTTTCAGCAATTTCCTGAATACGTTCCACATAAGCCATTTCAGCTTCAGTCCGGACGCTGTAGACCAGGTGAATGTGCTGATATTTAGACCAGGTTTCAAAATCCTGCAGCATGGAAATAAACGGTGCAAGCCCTGTACCTGTAGCAAGCAACCATAAGTCCTGTGGCAATGGCAACTGATAACGTGCCAGCGTCAGAAAGCCATAAGGTACTTTTTCCAGATACAGCTCATCCCCGACCTGAAGATGCTGCAGATTTGAAGTAAAAGCACCATCTGGAACAACAATGGAGAAGAACTCCAGTGTCTCATCAAAAGGAGATGAAACCACCGAATATGCACGAACAACAAGCTCATCACCGACTTTAAGACCAATTCGGGCAAACTGCCCTGCTGTAAATTTAAAATGCGCGGGTCTGGTCATGGTGAAGCTGAATAAGGTACTGGTCCAGCGGTGTACAGACAAAACTTTTTCTACGCTAAATTTTTCAATTGACATGATTTCTACGTGGCATCAGAGACTGTGCTCATGGTAGCATGACAATATATTTTATGAATATCCTATATACGTTAAGGCTATATACATGCGCATGACTTTACGCCAGCTGGCTGTTTTTGTAGCAGTTGCTCAGGAAGGCACCGTGACCAAAGCGAGCGATGCTGTAAAACTGACTCAAAGTGCCGCAAGTATGGCTCTGGCTGACCTGGAAGATGGTCTGGGTGCTCCGCTTTTTGACCGTCTTGGAAAACGTTTACAGCTGAATGACCTCGGACGCTATCTTCTGCCTCAGGCACTTGAGATTCTGGGTCGCTGTGAAGCATTTGAACAGGCAGCTAAAGGCGAGTTACAGACTGTAGACTTACGTTTAGGCGCAACACTGACCATCAGTGATTATCTGATTCCTGATCTGATGGCAGACTTTCTCCAGATTCAACCTAATGCTCATTTGCAGCTACAGGTCGGAAACACCCGCCAGATGATCGAGGCAGTCAATCAGTTCCAGCTGGATCTTGCACTGATTGAAGGTTCATGCCATTTGCCTCAGTTGCAGTGTATTCACTGGCGTAACGATGAACTGGCAGTATGCTGTTCACCTGACCATCCTTTAGCGCAACTGAACCGCCCTCTGACGATTCAGGATTTTGAGCATGTCGAATGGATTCTGCGTGAAGAAGGATCAGGAACACGTGAGGTCTTTGATAATGCAATCCTTCAGGATGTTCCGGATGCCAGTATCCGTCTGACTTTAGGACATAACGAAGCCATTCTTAAAATTGTTGCCGGTGGTCTGGGAATGTCCTGTATTTCCCGCCTGGCGATTGAACCTTTACGTGAAAAAGGTCAGCTGGTTGTCCTGGATACACCTTTCTGGCAACTGACCCGCCCACTCTTTATGCTGGTACACCGCCAGAAATACCAGGGACCTGGCATTAAAGCATTTATGAAATTCTGTGAAAAATAAAATCATAAAAAAAGCGCCTGTTTCTGGCGCTTTTTTTATACCCTGATCATGAAATCCAAACTGAAAGTTCCGATCTGATCCTGGTTTTATCATTTACGTAAATTTGACAGTAAAGCAGAAGTAATGGACTGATTATTTGTCACAACTTTGGTTTTTTTAGCTTTGGCTGAATTGTCTTCGACGCGCTCAATTTTAACTGCTTTATATTTATCGCCATTTTCAACTGCTACAAATTTCACACGCTCATTACGTTTCGGTTCGCCATCAGCCGCTGGGAAATCTGAAATATGAAAGAAGATATCCCCTTCAGCTGAACCAATAAAGCCAAATCCTTTTTCAGGATCATATTTCTTGATTTTACCTAAATGTACTTCGTCTTTCATTTTGCTACCCTATTCTAAAAATGCCATACATACATTATATAAAAAAGAGGCATCTATCGCCTCTTTTTTATATCCGTGGACTTAAGCTTAATCTTTCTGAACTGAACCAAAAATCTTGTCGCCTGCATCGCCCAGACCAGGAACGATATAACCCTGTTCATTCAAGCCCTGATCAACAGAAGCAGTATAAATGGTCACATCAGGATGAGCATCATTCACACGTTTGATCCCTTCAGGTGCTGCAACCAGTACCATGACACGGATGTCTTTACAGCCACTTGCTTTAAGCACGTCAATGGCTGCAACTAAAGATGAACCGGTTGCCAGCATTGGGTCAATAATCATTGCCAGACGGTTCTGTACATCTGGAACCAGTTTTTTATAGTAAGTACGCGCTTCTAAAGTTTCTTCATCACGTTCAAGTCCCAGTACAGAGACTTTCGCACTTGGAATCAGATTCAAAAAACCTTCCAGCATACCAATACCGGCACGCAGAATCGGCACAACAGTTATTTTTTTACCAGCAATACGGTCTACGACAACTTTACCGTTCCAGCCATCAATTTCATGATCAACCATTGGTAAATCTTTAGTGGCTTCATAAGTCAAAAGCATAGTCACTTCCTGAGCAAGCTCACGGAAGTTTTTAGTGCTGATGTCTGAACGACGGAGTAAGCCGAGTTTATGTCGAATTAATGGATGACGGATTTCATGGATAGCCACGGGAGAACACCTAAAAAAGGAGAAATAAAATTGCTTCCATTATAATCTGTTTTAACAGGTGATAAAAATAAAAAAGCCCCCAATATATGGAGGCTTTCTTTCAGAACTTATAGTTTTTTTAGATTACTGCTGCTGGGAAAGCATGAAATGCAATGGTGAAAGAATTTCAGATTGCAGTGCCAGTTTGATCACAGGATCTGGATAGATACCAATAATCAGTACAGCCAGTGCTGCAAGCAGAACCATAATCCCACCAACTTTCTGTCCCCAGTGATCCACAGCATCAATACGTGGAGTGTCTGGTGGAGTCATGTACATCACCACCATAACACGCAGGTAGTAATACAGACCAATACCAGAACCGACAACAATCATTGCAGCCAGGAACCAGTGCTGAGTCGTTACTGCCGCCATTACAACAAGGAACTTACCAATGAAGCCTGCTGTTAATGGAATACCTGCCAGTGACAGCATCATTACCGTTAAGGTTGCAGTCAGAACCGGACGACGCCAGAACAGACCACGGTAATCTGCAAGACTTTCAGCTTCATCCAGGTTGTTATAAGGGCTCGACATCAGCGCAACAGCACCAAACGCACCAATTGTAGTCAGTACATAAGTGATGACGTATACAGATACGTTCCCTAAGCTTGCATAAGTCATGCTGATTAAACCAATCAGCAGATAACCAAAGTGAGCAATGGATGAATAACCCAGAATACGTTTCAGGTTAACCTGACGTACTGCAAGGAAGTTACCGATCAGAATTGAAAGTACAGCAATGATCGTCAGCAGTGTCACAATCGAATCAATCAGGATTGCACCTGAAGACAGCAGATAGCGGACAAACAGACCAATCGTTGCAACTTTCGCAGCAGTCGCAAGGAAAGTTGCAATCGGTGCTGGAGCGCCGGCATAAACGTCAGGTGTCCATTTATGGAATGGAGCCAGAGAAAGTTTAAAGCCGACAGCAAAGATAATCAGTGCAAGACCCAGTACAACCATAGGCTGATGGATATTCTGCATCAGTGCCTGAACAGAGTCATAGAATGATAATGATCCGGTATAAGCATAAATATATGCCATACCCATCAGTAACATTGCAGAAGCTGTTGCAGAAAGCACCAGGTATTTCACACCTGCTTCCAGTGATTTAGAACGCTGATGCGTATACGCCAGCAAGCCATACACAGGAATCGACATCAGCTCGAGACTGATGAAGAACGATGCATAGTGAGAACTTGCAACCATTAACATTGCACCGGTTACAGATGCAAGTAACAGAATATACAGTTCTTCACGGTTATCCTTATAGGTTTCAATATAAGCATGAGACAAAGTACAGCATGCCAGTGCAGCAATCAGAATCACGACCTGATACAGCATCGTGAATGGGTCAATCATAAACAGACCCATCACGTTCGCCGGTGCAGAAGCACCGCTGAACATTGAGAAAATAATATACGCAGCTGCCAGGTTAAGCCCGACAACAGACGCAGTTGCTATTAAATTATGATTACGTTTAATCGCTGTAAGAATCATCACAACAATTGTGGTCAAAGCCACAATCATTACGGGAGCCAGTGGCATAAGCTCAGAAAATGACATCGTGAAGTTCATGGCTTATTGGATCTCCACATTTTCAAGTTGGGTAGTCGCCTGTTGCACAACCTCAACTGTTTCCTGTACTGGAATATAGCTGTTTGCAATCCACGCCATACTTGAATTTGAAATATCAAGGAAGCTTTGTGGGAACAGACCTAACCATACCAGACCAAGCGCACAGACAAGCAGAATCACAACTTCACGGGCATTTAAGTCTTTCAGTGGATTTGTGTAATGCTGTTTCTGTTCTTCATTCGGAGTACCGAACAGTGCTTTGTGAATCAGGATCAGACCATACAGACCTGCAAATACAAGGCTCACAGCAGCAAGGATGGTATAGACTGGGAATTTGGCAAAAGAACCCATCAGAATCAGGAATTCACCAATAAAGTTACCCAGACCTGGAATACCGACCAGTGCAGCAACAAAGAACATCAGGAAGAAAGACAGGTACTGGAACTGTCCACGGATACCGCCCATCAGACGCAAATCACGTGTATGAAGACGCTCATATACCTGACCACACATAATGAACAGTGCCGCAGAAGACAGACCGTGTGCAAGCATCATGATCATCAGACCCTGGAAGGTCAGGATGTTACCTGCATAAAGTGCCAGCAATACAAAGCCCATGTGTGAAATGGATGTATACGCAAGCAGACGTTTCATATCTGTCTGCTGGAATGCACACCATGCACCGTAGAAAATACCGATCAGACCCAGAATGATTGCAATATCAGCAAACTGAGCAGAAGCAGCCGGGAAGAACGGAATCACGAAACGCAATAAACCGTATGCAGCTGTTTTGATCAGAATACCTGCAAGGTCAACCGAACCCGCAGTTGGTGCCTGAGCATGTGCATCAGGTAACCAGCCGTGTAATGGGAAAACCGGAAGTTTTACCGCAAAACCAATGAACATACAGATCATGAGTGCATAAGCAACTGCAGGAGCCTGAGCATCCAGAGTATTTGCAACACCCAGCAGGTAGTTATAATCAAAACCGATCATACCTGTCATCATGTATCCATAGACAACAAGTCCAAGGATACCGATCAGCATGATCAGACCCGCTACCTGGGTATAGATGAAGAATTTGGTCGCAGCATAAACACGTGATTTACCATCCGCACCACGGTGTCCCCATAATGCAATCAGGAAGTAAATCGGTACCAGCATCATCTCCCAGAAGAAGAAGAACAGGAACATGTCGATTGCAAGGAATACACCGATAACTCCACCCAGTGACCATAAAAGGTTTAAGTGGAAGAAACCGACATTCTTCTGAATTTCACCCCATGAACAGCCAACTGCAAGTACACCCAGTAATGCAGTCAGACCAACCATCAGTAAGGACAGACCATCCACCGCAAGGTGAATGTTGATGCCCAGTGTTGAAATCCATGGAACAATGAACTCAGCGGACCAGCTTGGAACTTTTGCGCCCAGTTCATAATTATATGTTCCTGACTGCCATAAAATAACAGTCAGAATCAGTGTAACCACCATACCAATCAGAGCGATATAGCGTGGCAGATGGTCGTCGAGCTTATCGACCAACCAGCAAATAAAACCTGCAATGAACGGAACAAGGATCAGTGCGGGTAAAATAAGATTGTTTGGAGTTTCCATTTTATTTCCCCACTACCTGAATCACAATCAGGACCATCAGCAATACCACTACGCCAAATGACATGCTTGAAGCATATTCGCGTAATGAACCTGTCTGACGTTTACTTGTAAAGCTGTTACCACTTTTCACAATCGCTGGCAGCACAAGCCACAGGTTATCAATCGGATCACGACCCAGAATTTTAGCAATCAGCAGATATGGTTTTACAAACACAAGGTCATACAGCGCATCAAAACCAAGCGCATTACGGCAGATATTCACCAGACCTGCACCAAAACTGCTTTGTGCAAAAGACTTCACAGCACCGTATGCAAATGCGAACAGACCAACACCGATTGCAAGTCCTGCAAGTGCAATACCTACAGCTGTATATTCTGCACCATGCATACCTGCTTCAAGCGCTTCAGGAATGTTGAATGCTGGAATTTTTGCAGCATTCAGAATGGACTCAACCGGTGCTTTCAGCGCTGCACCCACAAATGTGGACAGAACAGCCAGAATTGCCAGAGGACCCCAGTACGTCACGCCTTTGATTTCGTGATATGGCGTTTTTTCTTCACCGAAGAATACAACCCAGATCAGACGGAATGTATAGATTGAAGTCAGGAACGCACCTGCGACACCTACCCAGTAAAGCGAGGTATAAACAGCAACAGACTGACCCTGTACCCATACCGCACCAAGAATCGCATCTTTCGAGAAGAAACCGACGGTAATGAATGGAATCGCTGCCAGTGCACCGCCACCGATTGCAAAACATGCAAACAGGAACTTGTTACGCTTAAACAGACCACCCATTTTGAAAATGTTCTGTTCATGGTGATACGCAAGAATTACAGCACCTGAAGAGAGGAACAGTAACGCTTTGAAGAATGCGTGAGTCAGCATGTGGAACAGACCAGCCTGATACGCTTCTGCACCAACAGCCATAAACATATAACCCAGCTGACTCATGGTTGAGTAAGCAAGAATACGTTTGATGTCTGTCTGAACCAGTGCAGCAAAACCGGCAACCAGCAATGTTACTGCACCCGTGATGGAAATGAACATCATCACTT encodes the following:
- a CDS encoding 1-aminocyclopropane-1-carboxylate deaminase/D-cysteine desulfhydrase; the protein is MFDQIAQRIPTQTIYFEDAPTVQIAIKRLDMVHPRISGNKFFKLKYNFAEALRLGKKCIISFGGAYSNHIAATAYAAHLHGFQSIGIIRGEELAHRALNSTLQTAQQYGMQFQFVSREQYRSKDTADFLHSLNLQYPDAYIIPEGGTNALAIQGCSEILTDFDRQHYDVICCAVGTGGTISGLIEASASHQRILGFSALKGDFLQNDVAQWTEKKNWKIMDDYCCGGYARTSTELLQFMHFFEMQYQIPLEQVYTAKMLMGLSDLLKKDYFPAETRILVIHTGGLQGRNIPENT
- a CDS encoding HlyD family secretion protein, which gives rise to MPQDENKPAAPENTQQTDTAPALTPPPSSKLIPTAKRTLILMFFVLLAGILIIMWAWKIGPFNTSLESTENSYIKGKTTVLSSQINGYVKDVLVTDFDHVRQGQVLMHIDTTTYDQKVTQAEAGVDQANTTLANQTQAIEQRKADIVAAQAKVEQSQASYDLSVAQLNRYRQLGNSGAASRTEQDNAAADVKNNLALLKQAKANVLVAQAALKTAEVAQSGLQAQVTNAKAQLDQATTTKDYSVITAPMDGQLSEVSPRVGQYVAAGTQLMYLIPRQTWVTANFKETQISQMKLGQKATFKVDALGHKEFTGHVEEISPAAGSEFSVLKPDNTTGNFTKVVQRISVRIAIDPNQPGMENLRPGMSVVTSVDTSSR
- a CDS encoding BaiN/RdsA family NAD(P)/FAD-dependent oxidoreductase — protein: MSSPYYDVVVLGAGASGLMLAAKAGARGRKVLVLEKANKIGKKILMSGGGKCNFTNLYVEPENFISHNPHFVISALSRYTNWDFIGMVCEYGIEYEERKHGQLFTLNGAKEILAMLLNECDKTGNVQIKTSCEVKAVTAQNDSGFQVATSTGNFQAASVVVASGGLSIPTLGGSGIGYDIARSFGHSIYPTRAGLVPFTFTDGFKEVTTRLSGNAVEATLSNELNSFTEALLFTHRGLSGPSSLQLSNYWDAGQRFNIDFLPSVDLTEFFKAKKQSQPKVLLRTLLAEHFPKSVVVELQNLIWADQAELQIGNFSDEKLENIARKIHCFEVKPSGTEGYRTAEVTLGGVDTAEVSSKTMESKKQKGLYFIGEVLDVSGHLGGFNFQWAWASAHAASEFV
- a CDS encoding ferredoxin--NADP reductase, whose protein sequence is MSIEKFSVEKVLSVHRWTSTLFSFTMTRPAHFKFTAGQFARIGLKVGDELVVRAYSVVSSPFDETLEFFSIVVPDGAFTSNLQHLQVGDELYLEKVPYGFLTLARYQLPLPQDLWLLATGTGLAPFISMLQDFETWSKYQHIHLVYSVRTEAEMAYVERIQEIAETFGEGHTGFRFIPVVTRNPEAQLHDRLPVLIENGELEKAAGLEFNPATTHVMLCGNPQMVDDTKDALKARGLTMNRRGEGNIAVENYW
- the gigC gene encoding LysR family transcriptional regulator GigC — protein: MRMTLRQLAVFVAVAQEGTVTKASDAVKLTQSAASMALADLEDGLGAPLFDRLGKRLQLNDLGRYLLPQALEILGRCEAFEQAAKGELQTVDLRLGATLTISDYLIPDLMADFLQIQPNAHLQLQVGNTRQMIEAVNQFQLDLALIEGSCHLPQLQCIHWRNDELAVCCSPDHPLAQLNRPLTIQDFEHVEWILREEGSGTREVFDNAILQDVPDASIRLTLGHNEAILKIVAGGLGMSCISRLAIEPLREKGQLVVLDTPFWQLTRPLFMLVHRQKYQGPGIKAFMKFCEK
- a CDS encoding mechanosensitive ion channel, coding for MNDYFSGGPGARLDAQYYWEQFHPVLAAVAILLVGWILALIIAAGAKKLLEKLGTDQHLSKATGHRSNIESIVGRVIFWLVMIIAVIGALNVLNLTSVSGPFSNMIQQFLLFVPQLLAAIAIGFVGWIFANLVKVGLQKLLSKTQLDEKLSAEVGVSPISENISEIVYWLVLLLFLPIVLSILGLNGLLFPVQNMVNEAVLFLPNIFIAGVIVFAGYILAKIVRGIVEGLTRSLGLQQQAQKIGLFKSSDLPKVLGSFVFAIVIITSLIIAFEALGVEAISQPATAMLNEIMNAVPHIIAAGLILIIAYVVSRFVANLLSEIIAGTGVDEVPAKLDIQRFLGTTKVSGAVGYLVVFFTMLFAVSEAANRLGFEQISSLIAMFIHFGANILLGAVILVIGFWLANVVANVVQRGEYNSSRWLAGLVRVLIMGLVVAMGLRAMGIADSIVNLAFGLTLGAVAVAFALAFGLGGRQPAERLLSDLVDKAKKEGNQPNPLHPKNAAAPAVSPATPAAQDNNGHSSAE